One Leptospira levettii genomic window, AGTTCAGCTGGCAGGAGTCAGGAATAAATTCTACTGCTTTTTTTATGCCTATTTTTTCTTTTTAAAGGCGACTATGCTTTATGATTCCATATTGATAAAACAAATTCGTGTCCTTTTTGGATTTCTAAATACAGCAGAAGGGCTATGGCCATATGCAGATCGAAACGTTCTACTGAAATGGGCTGAATCAGAGAATCCAGCAAGGTGGGCGACTTCCGTAAAATTTGCACTTGTATGGTAATTTCGTGCTGCTATTTTTAATCGCAAACTTAGTATAAATTTCCTAACAGAAGTTAAAAGTGTTTCTTTGAATATATGTCGAAATCTATCTTCAGATAAATTTACTATATCTGCTAAAATTTTTAGTTTAACTTCTTCTGGTTGTGGTAGGTATGTTTGTGAACGAAGGTATTTTGCAACTGTGAAAATCCTTGGATCCAATTCTTCCGGTGGTTTTTGTTGTAAAAGTGAACCAAACACAGAATCTACGAGTAATTTTAAACAGCCTAATACTTCCTCATTTGGTGATTTTTCATCTAATAATACATCTAGTATTTTTTTTAAATAGGGAATCTTTGTAGAATCAAAAAATTGAACACCGTCTTTAATATTGCCAGAAAAACGTTCAAACAAAAATGAGTCCGGATCAATATAAATATTTATTATATGTGTATTCTTTGAAATTTGATAATAATTTGTATTAGGTGGTAGAAATACTCCTGTATATTCAACATAATTTTCATTTGATAGAAATATTTTTGAAGGTAGATCAACCGAAAAACAAAGCGATGCTGAATAAAGGCTATGCATCGTAGTGGTTTCTTCCCATGCCGCATAAAGAACCTGGGTGTCCCAAACGTATAATGAGTTTCTCCTTTTCATTGAATGTGGTGCAGTTTCCAAATCTAAACTAAGATATGATTATGTAAGTGTAAAATAAAGCCAAATTGGTATAGTTATGAATTAAATTTACATAAATAGCCGAAACATTCAAAAATAATCAACAATTTAAAGCCGAAACATTCAAGCCGAAACACCTAAATTTCTGTAACCTTCAACAATCGATTTATGTTCACTTTGCTTTTTCATAAAATTTGAAATCAGTCAGAGTTTGTTCTTAAATGAATAGGAAAGGTTAAATGATCAGGAATAGAAAATTGAACAAACACCCGATAGGTTCTATCTTTCAGTACAAATCTCTTTGATCCAACATCGAAGTCGTAAATTAAAAAAGTTCATGAAACGAAATTATAGGAAGTTAACAGTATGAAAAATTCAATAGGTATAAATATAGATTCAAATGGAAATGGTACATCGAAAACATTTGGAGTTGGACCATATTCAATCCTTAAGGAAGAGGAAGTTTTCGTAAGTGCACTATTTGCTGGTCAAGGAAACGATCCAATGGTTGAACTTCTTGCAAGTTTTGAGGAAGAAAGTGAATCATCAGATTTTTTTGTAACTTTATTCAAAACAATTGATAATTGTATGGACTTAGTAAGGAAAGATGGTGACACCACTTACTTTTCTAATGGTTTTGCATTAAAAGAATGGATGTTAGATCCAACTTTGATTCCTACCGAAACGATTTTAAAATCTTCTTATTATAGTGGGCCTTTGATCTTCGCAGCCCAAGCATCGCACTTATATCGTTTTATAAAAGAAGGACATTGGAATCTACTTAGAAATTCTATAGGTGGAATTTATGGTCATTCCCAAGGAATATTTGCGGGATTATTGTTTTCCTCATCTCCAAATAAAGAAATCTTTTTAGATAATTTTCAAAAAACTTTTTCAGCTTTATTCTTTCTGTTATTCCGCAGCCAACAAATCTTTCCTGAGTTAGATATTGACCCAAATACACTTCGCCTTTTTGTAAAAAAAGGAGAAAAACCTTCACCTATGGCCCAAATCATTTTTAATGATGGGGATGTTGAAATCACTGAAATTTTAAATGAATTCAACAAAAATCAATCTAAGTCAGAAGAAGTTCATATTGGATTAATGAACACACCTAACAGTAAAGTTTTTTGTGGATCACCTGAATCTTTACTTAAATTTAGAGACGAATTGACACAGTCCGGAGTTGATGCTGTGAAAACCTGGAATTTCATAACATCCTCAACTGCATTTCATTCACCTTTGTTAGAATCTGTAGTAAACCTTGTACAAACTGATTTTAAAAAAGTAGGATTCGCTCCCAAAACAAATGAGATAGAAATTCCTTTGTATGATACCCGAGATGGATCAGACCTACGCGATTCAAAAAAAGATTTAAAAACTGATTTAGTAGCTATGGTTTGCACAGACCAACTGAATTGGAAATTAACATTGTCATCTCTTTTAAAAAAAGATGGTAAACATATACTTCTATCTTTTGGGCCGGGTGAGTTTATAGAAAAAATAACAAAGAGATTTTTAAGAGATAAATCCTATTTAATTCAGAATCTAACACATAAAAGTC contains:
- a CDS encoding helix-turn-helix domain-containing protein, with the translated sequence MKRRNSLYVWDTQVLYAAWEETTTMHSLYSASLCFSVDLPSKIFLSNENYVEYTGVFLPPNTNYYQISKNTHIINIYIDPDSFLFERFSGNIKDGVQFFDSTKIPYLKKILDVLLDEKSPNEEVLGCLKLLVDSVFGSLLQQKPPEELDPRIFTVAKYLRSQTYLPQPEEVKLKILADIVNLSEDRFRHIFKETLLTSVRKFILSLRLKIAARNYHTSANFTEVAHLAGFSDSAHFSRTFRSAYGHSPSAVFRNPKRTRICFINMES